In Rattus norvegicus strain BN/NHsdMcwi chromosome 1, GRCr8, whole genome shotgun sequence, a genomic segment contains:
- the LOC134482571 gene encoding uncharacterized protein LOC134482571, translating into MVAAIAVLIKDTGKLTLGQPLTILTPHAVEALVKQPPDRWLSDSHMTHYQALLTRPDLSDQPLQNADHTWYTDDSSFLAEGERKAGAAVTTEDKVIWAKALPAGTSAQRAKLIALTQALKMAKGKRLNIYTDSRYAFATAHIHGEIYRRQGLLTSEDKDIKNKAEILALLEALFLPKRLSIIHCPGHQKGHNPEARGNRLADAMAREAAMSKLILPLNSPDQPTPPPVGQTSWVYAHEDIELLKKMGAIYHPQLKQWFYKGKTVMPIKMTFELISFLHKLTHLGFKKMKTLLDREEINLCFLNRDKAIQKVTESYKACAQVNTKRTMIGQGVRPKGHRPDIH; encoded by the coding sequence atggtggctgctattgctgtcctgatcaaggacactggaaaattgactttgggacagccactcaccatcctaacaccccacgcagtggaggccttggtaaagcagcccccagaccgctggctctctgattcccacatgacccactaccaagccttgttaaccaggccggacctatcggaccagcctcttcagaatgctgaccacacatggtacacggatgacagcagcttcttggcagagggagagcgaaaggctggagctgcggtcactacggaggacaaagtgatttgggcgaaagccctgcctgctggtacctccgcacaacgggctaaactcatcgccttgactcaggcgctcaagatggcaaaaggtaagaggctaaatatatatacagacagccgttatgcctttgccacggcacacatccacggggagatctaccggaggcaggggctgctcacatctgaggataaagatattaaaaataaggctgaaattctggccctcttagaagccctattcttgcccaaaagactgagtattatacattgtccaggacaccagaaagggcacaacccagaggcacgaggaaaccggctggccgatgccatggcgcgagaagcggccatgagcaaactaatcttgcccttaaatagcccagaccaacccacgcccccaccagtgggacaaaccagttgggtttatgcccatgaggacatagagctcctaaaaaaaatgggggccatctaccaccctcaactaaaacagtggttctacaaaggaaagacagttatgccaataaaaatgacttttgaattgatctcctttttacataaattaacccatttggggtttaagaagatgaaaaccttactagatcgagaagagataaatctgtgttttttaaatcgggacaaagcgatacaaaaggtgactgagagttacaaagcgtgcgctcaggttaacacgaaaaggaccatgattggacaaggagttcgtcctaagggacaccgtcccgacatccattga